From a region of the Monodelphis domestica isolate mMonDom1 chromosome 8, mMonDom1.pri, whole genome shotgun sequence genome:
- the LOC103096358 gene encoding LOW QUALITY PROTEIN: SRSF protein kinase 2-like (The sequence of the model RefSeq protein was modified relative to this genomic sequence to represent the inferred CDS: inserted 3 bases in 2 codons; deleted 1 base in 1 codon), with protein MIQLSWSGRARGGGYSPWLGLPVTTPSLSGMSSRKVLAIQARKRRPKREKHLKKPEPQQKAPSVPPPPSPPPPPPLPEPAPPESEEEILGSDEEQEDPADYCKGGXRFVAMKVVKSAQHYTETALDEIKLLKCVHESDPSDPNKDMVVQLIDDFKISGMNGIHVCMVFEVLGHHLLKWTIKSNYQGLPIHCVKSIIRKVLQGLDYLHSKCKIIHTDIKPENILIYVDDAYVRRMVAEATEWQKAGAPPPSGSAVSTAPQQKPIGKISKNKKKKLKKKQKRQAELLEKRLQEIEDLEREAERKNVEENITSAIPKNDQEDEYHPEVKLKIAGLEEADDEEPANDEGEPENQEEKEDTEKENXEKDDDDVEQELANTDPTWIESPKTNGLIENGPFLLEQQIEDEEDEEEECPNPEEYKLDEHEPNTESDYTYGSSYEQFNGDLPNGQHKIPESQFSEFTASMFSGALESVACGSAVSEGSVLTEQEENSPTHDRSRTVSASSTGDLPKPKTKTRAADLLVNPLDPRNADKIRVKIADLGNACWVHKHFTEDIQTCQYRSIEVLIGAGYSTPADIWSTACMAFELATGDYLFEPHSGEDCSRDEDHIAHIILLLGSIPRHFALSGKYSREFINRRGELRHITKLKPWSLFDVLVEKYGWPHKDAAQFTDFLILMLEMVPEKRASAGKCLRHPWLNS; from the exons atgatccaactCTCCTGGTCTGGCCGAGCGAGAGGAGGAGGCTACAGCCCCTGGCTCGGGCTCCCCGTCACCACCCCTTCCCTGAGCGGGATGAGCTCCCGGAAAGTGCTGGCCATTCAGGCCCGAAAGCGGAGGCCGAAGAGAGAGAAACATCTGAAAAAGCCGGAGCCGCAACAAAAAGCTCCCTCTGTACCCCCTCCACCAtcaccacctccaccaccacctcTACCAGAACCAGCACCACCAGAATCAGAAGAGGAAATTCTGGGATCTGATGAAGAGCAAGAAGACCCTGCAGATTACTGCAAAGGGG AAAGATTTGTGGCAATGAAGGTTGTAAAAAGTGCCCAGCATTATACAGAGACAGCCTTGGATGAAATAAAGTTGCTTAAATGTGTTCATGAAAGTGACCCAAGTGACCCAAACAAAGACATGGTTGTACAGTTAATTGATGACTTCAAAATTTCAGGCATGAATGGCATACATGTTTGTATGGTCTTTGAAGTACTTGGCCATCACCTCCTAAAGTGGACAATCAAATCAAACTACCAAGGTCTTCCTATCCATTGTGTAAAAAGTATAATTCGAAAGGTTCTGCAGGGTTTAGATTATCTACACAGCAAGTGCAAGATTATCCATACTGATATCAAGCCAGAAAACATTTTGATATATGTGGATGATGCGTATGTACGTAGGATGGTGGCAGAGGCCACTGAGTGGCAGAAAGCAGGTGCTCCTCCTCCTTCTGGCTCAGCAGTGAGTACTGCTCCACAACAAAAGCCTATAGGaaaaatatctaaaaacaaaaagaaaaaactg aaaaaaaaacagaaaagacaaGCAGAGCTCTTGGAAAAGCGCCTTCAGGaaatagaagatctagaaagagaagctgaaaggaaaaatgtagaagaaaatatcACTTCAGCTATACCCAAAAATGATCAGGAAGATGAATATCACCCAGAGGTCAAACTAAAAATAGCTGGATTAGAGGAGGCAGATGATGAAGAGCCTGCAAATGATGAGGGTGAACCTGAAAatcaagaggagaaagaagacactgaaaaagaaaa agaaaaagatgatgatgatgttgaacAGGAACTTGCCAACACAGATCCTACATGGATAGAATCCCCCAAAACAAATGGTCTTATTGAAAATGGCCCATTCTTATTAGAACAACAAatagaagatgaagaagatgaggaggaagagtgcCCAAATCCAGAGGAATATAAGCTTGATGAGCATGAGCCAAATACAGAAAGTGATTATACGTATGGTAGCTCCTATGAACAATTTAATGGTGATTTGCCAAATGGACAACATAAAATTCCTGAGTCACAGTTTTCAGAGTTTACAGCTTCAATGTTCTCTGGGGCTTTAGAATCTGTGGCCTGTGGCTCTGCAGTTTCAGAGGGTTCAGTTCTAACTGAGCAAGAAGAAAATAGTCCAACTCACGACAGGAGCAGAACAGTTTCAGCATCCAGTACTGGGGATTtgccaaaaccaaaaacaaaaacccgGGCTGCTGACTTGTTGGTGAACCCCCTGGATCCAAGGAATGCAGataaaattagagttaaaatTGCTGATCTGGGAAATGCCTGCTGGGTGCACAAACACTTCACAGAAGATATTCAGACTTGCCAGTATAGATCCATAGAAGTTTTAATAGGAGCTGGCTATAGTACACCTGCTGATATTTGGAGTACTGCATGTATGGCATTTGAGCTTGCAACTGGAGATTATTTGTTTGAACCACATTCGGGTGAAGACTGTTCTAGAGATGAAGACCATATAGCACACATCATATTGCTGCTAGGCAGTATCCCAAGGCACTTTGCTCTATCTGGAAAATATTCTCGGGAATTCATCAATCGCCGAGGAGAACTACGGCATATTACGAAGCTGAAGCCCTGGAGCCTCTTTGATGTGCTTGTGGAGAAATATGGTTGGCCTCATAAAGATGCTGCACAGTTTACAGATTTCCTGATCCTGATGTTAGAAATGGTTCCAGAAAAACGAGCTTCAGCTGGAAAATGCCTTAGGCATCCTTGGTTGAATTCTTAG